TCTGGAAGCCGACGGGTTCCCCAAATGAGTCGCGGACAACAGGTGGCCGATTCGGTCTCGACAACATCATCGTGCGATGCGACGGCCCGCGACATCGTGATACGGTTGTCACCGAGAGCCTGAGGGGTGATGATGACGGGAGGCGCCTTCGGGATCTTCTCGGCGACGGAGCGACGAGCGGAATGCAGGCGAATTTCTTCTGCAAGACCGGGGCGCTGGCCGGGGCCAACTACGAGATTGGCGAACACGCGACGATCGGTCGCGGGCAGGACAACACGGTCGTATTGACCGATGACGTCGTGTCGACATCTCACGCCCGCATCGCCTTCGACTCGGCCGCTGCCGGCTATTACCTGGAGGACCTGGGCAGCACGAACGGCACCCGGCTGGACGGCGTACCGGTGTCCGGCCGCCAGCGGCTCGGCGATCTCCACGTCGTGACGTTCGGGGAGCAACACGACTTCATCTTCGTAATCCCCCCGGACGAAGGGCGTCAACGAGAGAGCGCAGAACGGCTGGAGCAGCGGCGGCAGGAACCTGTGGCACAACCGGTGGAGCCGGCCACGCGGTATGAGCCCCCCCCGCGCTTGACGTGCCGCCGCTGGGCGCACAACCGGAACCCCGGAAGGACGAGTCCGCGGCAGCCGAATCGCAGAGGGCCGCGGAAGACGGCATGTCCATGGACAAGGCTGCACCGCCGCCGGTGGAGCCGGCCACGCGGTATGAGCCTCCCCCCGCGCTCGATGTCCCGCCGCTCGGTGTTCAGCCGGAGCCGCCGGAGGCCGCCGCCGCCGGATCGCCGCTAGAGGCCGCGCCACCCGAAGAACCCGAGGATGCCGTCGCGGAGCAGGCGGCGGAGCCGGCGACGCGGTACGAGCCGCCCCCGGCCCTCGACGTGCCGCCATTGGGAGGCGAGTCGGCGAGATCACCCGGTGTGACGATCGAAATCGTGATCGCGGACGGGCAACCGCAGCGGGTTACACTCGGCGATGGACGTCACGTCGCCGGCCGCGCGAG
The nucleotide sequence above comes from Acidobacteriota bacterium. Encoded proteins:
- a CDS encoding FHA domain-containing protein, which produces MQANFFCKTGALAGANYEIGEHATIGRGQDNTVVLTDDVVSTSHARIAFDSAAAGYYLEDLGSTNGTRLDGVPVSGRQRLGDLHVVTFGEQHDFIFVIPPDEGRQRESAERLEQRRQEPVAQPVEPATRYEPPPRLTCRRWAHNRNPGRTSPRQPNRRGPRKTACPWTRLHRRRWSRPRGMSLPPRSMSRRSVFSRSRRRPPPPDRR